A genome region from Bacillaceae bacterium IKA-2 includes the following:
- a CDS encoding iron ABC transporter permease → MQRLFIRKFLGNKILFAYVLASMVLVISIVMGISVGSLSIPFSTVVKVIFSSLFYFPLPVDVDSIYVSIILDIRFPRVLLAMLVGASLSLAGAAFQGFLKNPLADPYTLGVSSGAALGAVIVLFFGVSIPFLGKLTLPLVSIFSGFVTLLLVISFAKSINRQMAVETIILTGIIFSSFLGSLISLMIALTGDELRQIITWLMGSVSMRGWEHVMLQAPFFLIGSIILLFNSRELNALSFGEETAKHLGVNIQLRKMMILLGASLLTGSAVAVSGTIGFVGLVIPHLVRLLWGADHKHLLPLAMLFGGAFLILADLVARTLIAPTELPIGVITALIGGPVFAVILFKTSRK, encoded by the coding sequence TTGCAGCGATTATTTATCCGCAAATTTTTGGGAAATAAAATACTCTTTGCATATGTGCTAGCAAGTATGGTGTTAGTCATTTCTATAGTAATGGGGATATCGGTAGGTAGTCTATCGATTCCCTTTTCAACAGTTGTAAAAGTTATTTTTAGTAGCTTATTCTATTTTCCATTACCGGTAGATGTTGATTCGATTTACGTATCGATTATCTTAGACATTAGGTTTCCTAGAGTGCTGCTTGCCATGCTTGTAGGGGCGTCGTTATCGTTAGCAGGAGCCGCATTTCAAGGATTTTTAAAAAATCCGTTAGCAGACCCGTATACGTTAGGAGTTTCTTCTGGAGCTGCTTTAGGTGCCGTAATTGTTTTATTTTTTGGAGTATCAATACCGTTCTTAGGTAAGCTGACATTGCCATTAGTGAGTATTTTTTCAGGTTTCGTTACGTTACTACTAGTGATCTCATTTGCAAAATCAATTAATCGTCAAATGGCAGTTGAAACAATTATTTTAACAGGAATTATTTTTAGTTCATTTTTAGGATCACTTATTTCCTTAATGATTGCCTTAACAGGCGATGAGTTGCGGCAAATTATTACATGGTTAATGGGAAGTGTCTCGATGCGTGGTTGGGAACACGTTATGCTACAAGCACCGTTCTTTTTGATAGGGTCAATCATTTTATTATTTAATAGTCGAGAATTAAATGCCTTAAGTTTCGGTGAAGAAACAGCCAAGCATCTTGGCGTAAATATTCAGCTTCGAAAAATGATGATTCTATTAGGGGCTTCTTTGTTAACAGGTTCCGCTGTCGCTGTTTCAGGGACGATTGGTTTTGTCGGCTTAGTGATTCCTCATTTAGTAAGGTTATTATGGGGAGCAGATCATAAACACCTTTTACCATTAGCGATGTTATTTGGCGGAGCATTTTTAATTTTAGCAGACCTTGTTGCAAGAACATTGATAGCGCCGACAGAACTACCGATTGGGGTCATTACAGCGTTAATTGGTGGACCGGTATTTGCGGTTATTCTATTTAAAACGAGCAGGAAATAG
- a CDS encoding adenosylcobinamide amidohydrolase, whose translation MILDVNNLSGGYNGIEIVSNISFSVSKGEILGIIGPNGSGKTTLLKMISGLLPISAGQILLNDRTLATYSSKELAREIAVLPQNSESSFTYNVKDIVALGRYPHQKGFFDVTKNKDLEIVAEAMNQTKVSKFSDHYFHTLSGGEQQRVLLARALAQEPKLLLLDEPTNHLDISFQMGLLDSLREWTKQKSLTVVAILHDLNMASLYCDRILLLDEGKQIALDKPNIVMEERQLEKIYQTPLRRKQHPVVPKPLITLLPKNGQSDQHEQQKLLTRLTVSKTAELIVIKSPVQFKTLSSAVLGAGFSWEKTFVNRHVHFDYCCDNVEVEFKAFLEDKNLDASETIGMMTAAKLEDASFIERNETDFDIFVVVTVGISNAIDASKAYYHHETNSEVGTINIFIFIEGDLSEAAFVQAMMTATEAKVKALHDEQVIDQLTGTLATGTSTDSLLIAATQTGTVLPYAGTVTPLGKTIGLVIYEATVTAIRRNKKRLASQL comes from the coding sequence ATGATACTAGATGTCAATAATTTATCCGGGGGCTATAATGGGATTGAAATAGTCAGTAACATTTCATTTTCAGTTTCAAAAGGAGAAATTTTAGGGATTATTGGTCCGAATGGTAGTGGTAAAACGACATTATTAAAAATGATCAGTGGACTGCTCCCAATAAGTGCTGGTCAAATTCTTCTCAATGATCGGACGCTTGCTACTTACTCGTCAAAAGAACTTGCCCGGGAAATTGCCGTACTTCCGCAAAACTCTGAATCCTCATTTACATACAATGTGAAAGATATTGTTGCGCTAGGAAGGTACCCCCATCAAAAAGGTTTTTTTGATGTAACTAAAAATAAAGATCTTGAAATTGTTGCTGAAGCAATGAACCAAACGAAAGTTAGTAAATTTAGCGATCATTATTTTCATACATTAAGTGGCGGAGAACAACAAAGAGTTTTACTTGCACGTGCATTAGCCCAAGAGCCTAAATTATTACTTCTTGATGAACCAACAAATCATTTAGATATATCCTTTCAAATGGGCTTGTTAGATTCTCTAAGAGAGTGGACGAAGCAAAAATCACTAACCGTGGTAGCCATTTTACACGATCTAAATATGGCCAGTCTATATTGTGATCGAATCTTACTTTTGGATGAAGGTAAACAGATAGCTTTGGATAAACCAAATATCGTCATGGAAGAAAGACAATTGGAAAAAATTTATCAAACACCATTAAGGAGAAAACAACATCCAGTTGTCCCCAAACCGCTAATAACACTGCTTCCAAAAAATGGTCAAAGTGATCAACATGAACAACAAAAACTACTTACTAGGTTAACTGTATCGAAAACAGCTGAATTAATAGTCATTAAAAGTCCAGTTCAATTTAAAACGTTATCTTCAGCTGTATTAGGAGCTGGATTTAGCTGGGAGAAAACGTTTGTGAATAGACACGTCCATTTCGATTACTGCTGTGACAATGTCGAAGTTGAGTTTAAAGCTTTCTTAGAGGACAAAAATTTAGATGCTTCTGAAACGATCGGGATGATGACTGCAGCTAAGCTAGAAGACGCCTCATTTATCGAAAGAAATGAAACTGATTTTGATATATTTGTAGTAGTAACAGTCGGGATTTCTAATGCGATCGATGCCTCAAAAGCTTATTATCATCACGAGACGAACTCAGAGGTCGGAACGATTAATATCTTTATTTTTATTGAAGGAGATTTAAGTGAAGCGGCCTTCGTGCAAGCAATGATGACAGCAACAGAGGCAAAGGTGAAAGCGCTACATGATGAACAGGTAATAGATCAACTAACGGGGACGTTGGCAACTGGGACATCCACTGATAGCTTGTTGATTGCGGCGACTCAGACAGGAACTGTTTTACCGTATGCCGGTACCGTTACGCCACTTGGAAAAACAATTGGACTTGTCATATACGAAGCAACGGTGACAGCGATCCGCCGCAATAAAAAGAGATTGGCTTCCCAATTATGA
- the cbiB gene encoding adenosylcobinamide-phosphate synthase CbiB, producing MIETHLLALTLAFLIDLLIGDPKSLPHPVRGMGNVIALLEKKLNYGSNRKLKGTVFLLVYLLLIAVVVIVVLVLAYQLNFILGIAVEAWIISTTIATKGLKDAAIQVYLPLKENDFVTARQNLAMIVGRDTERLNEEEIVRGAVETVAENTSDGVTAPLFYALLGGGFLAILYRAVNTSDSMVGYTNDRYKQFGFAAAKLDDLLNFLPSRLSAFVMLLVNRPLGNRKRSECFTVLFRDAKKHPSPNSGWLEAAMASLLLVQLGGINTYKGIKSHRAKMGDPLMPLQRDHLIICNQFMVKTCFGFLLMLWLIGGVFYVITKSWS from the coding sequence ATGATTGAAACTCATCTGCTAGCCTTAACATTAGCTTTTCTAATCGATTTACTAATCGGTGATCCTAAATCGCTCCCTCATCCTGTTAGGGGAATGGGTAACGTAATTGCATTACTGGAGAAAAAACTCAATTACGGTTCCAATCGAAAGCTAAAAGGAACTGTATTTTTGTTAGTCTATTTACTGTTAATTGCAGTTGTTGTCATCGTAGTTTTAGTACTAGCATATCAGCTGAACTTTATACTCGGTATCGCTGTTGAAGCTTGGATTATTTCAACGACAATAGCGACGAAAGGTTTAAAAGATGCAGCAATTCAAGTGTATTTGCCTTTAAAGGAAAATGATTTTGTAACAGCAAGACAAAACTTAGCAATGATCGTGGGCAGAGATACTGAAAGACTAAATGAGGAAGAAATTGTTCGCGGTGCTGTTGAGACTGTCGCCGAAAATACGAGCGATGGGGTTACCGCACCTCTATTTTACGCTTTGCTCGGTGGCGGGTTTTTGGCGATACTTTACCGAGCTGTTAACACCTCTGACTCAATGGTTGGCTACACAAATGATCGTTATAAACAGTTCGGATTTGCAGCAGCGAAACTTGATGATCTTTTAAATTTTCTACCGAGCCGATTGTCAGCATTTGTAATGTTGCTCGTTAATCGTCCGCTTGGAAATAGAAAAAGAAGTGAATGTTTCACGGTTTTATTTCGGGATGCAAAAAAACATCCAAGTCCAAATAGTGGTTGGTTAGAAGCGGCGATGGCGAGCCTTTTGCTCGTTCAACTAGGTGGCATAAATACATATAAAGGAATTAAATCGCATAGGGCAAAAATGGGAGATCCGCTGATGCCATTACAACGTGATCATCTCATCATTTGCAATCAATTTATGGTAAAAACGTGCTTTGGCTTTTTACTTATGTTGTGGTTAATTGGAGGTGTTTTTTATGTTATTACCAAGTCATGGAGCTAA
- the cobD gene encoding threonine-phosphate decarboxylase CobD: MLLPSHGANPEKLTELLQLPLRADAIDFSVNTAPFPLQAKITANWSEYLETITKYPDPLSGQLKEIIARKEKLTTSEILVGNGAAQLIFLIAMFFAEKRVVIVEPTFSEYRDACKIFSCHVEAHHLQKPWQLNIENLINTCKNNDLLFICNPNNPTGVAYSAQELEFLIARVAELGVTVVVDEAFYDFKLDGATVIQLVSKYPNLVVLRSLTKMYGIAGIRLGYLAANPTFIKNISPFQNPWSVNGLAQKLGIECLEDTAYVKKIQEFVAQERQRIFPILESYDYEISKSEVNFYLLKEKNKQEDCLPLIKYLIKRGIIPRHTYNFPFLDGTYLRLAIKTKRENNQLLTALQGWKSQC; encoded by the coding sequence ATGTTATTACCAAGTCATGGAGCTAATCCTGAAAAGTTAACAGAACTATTACAGCTCCCGTTACGAGCGGATGCAATTGATTTTAGTGTTAATACAGCGCCATTTCCGCTCCAAGCTAAAATTACTGCTAATTGGTCAGAGTATCTAGAGACAATTACAAAGTATCCAGACCCCTTGTCAGGGCAGTTAAAAGAAATAATCGCTCGTAAAGAAAAGCTTACTACGTCTGAAATTTTAGTCGGTAACGGTGCTGCACAGTTAATTTTTTTAATTGCGATGTTTTTTGCGGAAAAACGAGTCGTCATTGTCGAGCCAACCTTTTCTGAATATCGAGATGCCTGTAAAATATTTTCGTGTCACGTGGAGGCGCACCATTTACAAAAACCATGGCAACTTAATATAGAAAATTTAATTAATACTTGTAAAAATAACGATCTGCTTTTTATCTGTAATCCGAATAACCCAACTGGAGTAGCTTATTCAGCTCAGGAACTTGAATTTTTGATTGCCAGAGTAGCTGAATTGGGAGTTACTGTCGTCGTTGATGAAGCATTTTACGACTTTAAACTTGACGGAGCAACCGTGATTCAATTAGTCAGTAAATATCCGAATTTAGTTGTGTTACGATCACTTACAAAAATGTATGGAATTGCCGGAATTCGTTTAGGTTACTTAGCGGCAAATCCAACATTCATAAAAAATATAAGTCCCTTTCAAAATCCTTGGAGTGTCAATGGCCTCGCCCAAAAACTAGGCATTGAGTGCTTAGAAGATACCGCTTATGTAAAAAAAATTCAAGAATTTGTTGCACAAGAGCGACAGCGGATTTTCCCGATTTTAGAAAGTTACGATTATGAAATATCTAAGTCAGAAGTGAATTTTTACCTTTTAAAAGAAAAAAACAAGCAGGAAGATTGTTTGCCGCTGATTAAATACTTGATTAAGCGTGGGATTATCCCGCGGCATACATATAATTTCCCTTTCCTAGATGGTACTTACCTGCGATTAGCAATCAAAACCAAGAGAGAAAACAATCAGCTTCTGACAGCTTTACAAGGCTGGAAAAGCCAATGTTAA
- a CDS encoding bifunctional adenosylcobinamide kinase/adenosylcobinamide-phosphate guanylyltransferase yields MLIFISGGVRSGKSSFAEKLAYSLVTPSQAKLIYVATSLGGDHEMQMRIERHQIDRINSGYLWETREQPVNLEKLLPFFANDQIVLIDCLTILVANELFSELGKWDDPFYVQGIYTRIVNFIDEIGRRGIVTMIVSNELFNDSIDYDEATLIYLKLVAQLHQMLVKKASSAYLVEVGIPLQMKGCE; encoded by the coding sequence ATGTTAATTTTTATTAGTGGCGGCGTCAGAAGTGGGAAAAGTTCTTTTGCTGAAAAACTTGCTTATTCTCTAGTAACTCCGAGCCAAGCCAAGCTTATTTACGTAGCAACAAGTCTTGGTGGCGATCATGAGATGCAAATGCGGATTGAAAGACATCAGATTGACCGGATCAACAGTGGTTACCTATGGGAAACGAGAGAGCAACCTGTCAATTTAGAGAAATTGTTACCATTTTTTGCAAACGATCAGATCGTGCTTATTGATTGCTTAACAATACTTGTCGCTAACGAATTATTTTCAGAACTCGGCAAGTGGGATGATCCTTTCTATGTACAGGGAATATATACGAGAATCGTCAATTTCATAGATGAAATTGGACGGCGAGGTATCGTAACAATGATCGTTTCTAATGAATTGTTTAACGACAGCATTGATTACGACGAGGCGACACTAATCTATTTGAAATTAGTGGCTCAGCTACATCAAATGCTTGTCAAAAAAGCCAGTTCTGCGTATTTGGTTGAAGTTGGTATTCCGCTTCAGATGAAAGGGTGTGAATAA
- a CDS encoding cobyric acid synthase has protein sequence MKGIMLQGTSSDVGKSVLCTALCKLFSERGLKVAPFKSQNMSNNSYVTFDGKEIGRAQGVQAEAAKVEASVYMNPILLKPKNDCTSEVIRFGIPYQSLSGKEYRQQFYELGLEAIDESVKKLSQQFDYLVVEGAGSPVEINLNDREIVNMKVAEILDLPVILVADIDRGGVFASIVGTLQLLTPRQRKRVVGVIVNKFRGDISLFESGVEWLENYTGKPILGVIPFMNNLAIEAEDSLAIPTFATKQKRDLDLAVIKLPYVSNFTDLEPLRFEEDVSLRFVGHADELGNPDAVIIPGTKSTINDLKFLKTQGLDESLYRYVSNGGRLIGICGGYQMMGQEITDKAGTDTGMVGKKESGLKLFPLVTFFEKEKQVKRSQGFIVINEQKKIAIEGFEIHLGQTKLLPTETDSFTSFIEVNDHQKEGMTSKDGKVIGTYFHNLFHNDQWRHHWLNEIRIEKRLEQKQFDANLAYEDKKQLAYQELGSFVEQHLDISEIIRIVDEWGTR, from the coding sequence ATGAAAGGAATCATGCTTCAAGGTACAAGTTCAGATGTCGGAAAAAGTGTTCTTTGTACAGCACTCTGTAAATTATTTTCAGAGCGTGGACTGAAGGTTGCCCCGTTTAAATCACAAAACATGTCAAATAATTCTTATGTAACATTCGATGGTAAAGAAATTGGTCGAGCACAAGGGGTTCAAGCAGAAGCTGCTAAAGTGGAAGCGAGCGTTTACATGAATCCAATTTTACTTAAGCCTAAAAACGATTGTACATCTGAGGTGATCAGATTTGGAATACCATACCAATCTTTATCTGGTAAAGAATATCGCCAGCAATTTTACGAGCTGGGTTTAGAAGCAATTGATGAGTCTGTGAAGAAATTATCCCAACAATTCGACTATTTAGTCGTCGAAGGAGCAGGTAGTCCAGTTGAAATCAATTTAAATGACCGTGAAATCGTTAATATGAAAGTCGCCGAAATATTAGATCTCCCTGTTATTCTTGTCGCTGATATTGACCGTGGTGGCGTATTTGCAAGTATTGTTGGTACGCTACAACTCCTCACTCCTCGGCAACGAAAACGCGTTGTTGGCGTTATTGTAAACAAATTCCGCGGTGACATATCGCTGTTTGAAAGCGGTGTGGAATGGTTAGAAAATTATACAGGAAAGCCAATTTTGGGTGTGATTCCGTTTATGAATAATCTTGCGATTGAGGCAGAAGACAGTTTAGCAATTCCTACTTTTGCGACGAAGCAAAAGAGAGACCTTGATTTGGCAGTTATCAAGCTACCATATGTATCAAACTTCACTGATCTCGAACCTTTGCGTTTTGAAGAAGACGTCTCACTGCGTTTTGTTGGGCACGCTGATGAACTAGGCAATCCTGATGCAGTTATTATCCCTGGAACTAAGAGTACAATTAACGATTTGAAATTCCTGAAAACTCAGGGGTTAGATGAGTCGCTATATCGATACGTTAGTAATGGCGGTAGACTGATTGGGATTTGTGGCGGCTATCAAATGATGGGTCAAGAGATTACTGACAAAGCAGGAACAGATACCGGAATGGTTGGTAAAAAAGAATCTGGACTCAAGCTTTTCCCCCTTGTAACATTTTTTGAAAAAGAAAAACAAGTAAAACGGAGTCAAGGTTTTATTGTCATAAATGAGCAAAAAAAAATTGCCATTGAAGGCTTCGAGATTCACCTTGGTCAAACGAAACTACTACCGACTGAAACCGATTCATTTACAAGTTTTATTGAAGTAAATGATCATCAAAAAGAAGGTATGACTAGCAAAGATGGCAAAGTAATTGGCACTTATTTTCATAACCTCTTCCATAATGATCAGTGGCGCCATCACTGGTTAAATGAAATCCGCATAGAAAAACGGCTTGAACAAAAACAGTTTGATGCTAATTTAGCTTATGAAGACAAAAAGCAGCTTGCATATCAAGAGCTTGGAAGTTTTGTGGAGCAGCATTTAGATATAAGTGAAATTATCAGGATAGTAGATGAATGGGGCACGCGATGA
- a CDS encoding adenosylcobinamide-GDP ribazoletransferase, which yields MKPIALLKVAFEGLIFAFQLLTIVPITKQIPYQQRQVRISVLSYPIVGLFLGVILYGLLIMLTQMTTVSFLIIALLIVTISIVYTGGLHLDGWMDCSDAFFSYRDQEKKLEIMKDSRIGAFAALSLLLLLAWKVVLVYEVITLFAVEYYLVIILIPFLSRIAMGLKLYFGKLARNKGMAWSIRKFLVKKDSIVYGLFLTILMILVALFFQHLLVVVVLLIFSNFGYLIVSSLFDKKHFGGISGDTLGASVEGGELWLWMTLYLLLSFAMG from the coding sequence ATGAAACCAATAGCTCTTTTAAAAGTAGCGTTTGAGGGACTGATCTTCGCTTTTCAATTATTAACGATTGTGCCAATCACCAAGCAAATTCCTTATCAGCAAAGGCAAGTACGAATTTCAGTACTTAGCTATCCAATTGTTGGATTGTTTTTAGGAGTAATCTTGTATGGCCTGCTGATCATGCTTACGCAAATGACAACGGTTTCGTTTCTAATCATTGCCTTATTAATCGTAACGATCAGTATCGTTTATACAGGTGGCCTTCATTTAGATGGCTGGATGGATTGTAGTGATGCTTTTTTTTCTTATCGCGATCAAGAGAAAAAACTAGAAATTATGAAGGACTCACGAATTGGGGCGTTTGCGGCTTTATCCTTGTTGTTGTTACTAGCTTGGAAGGTTGTCCTTGTTTATGAAGTAATTACTCTATTTGCAGTAGAGTATTATCTAGTAATTATTTTGATCCCATTTCTTTCTCGTATCGCCATGGGTTTGAAACTTTATTTTGGTAAGCTAGCGAGGAATAAAGGAATGGCTTGGTCAATACGAAAATTTCTAGTAAAAAAAGACAGCATTGTTTATGGGCTTTTCTTAACTATTTTGATGATACTGGTAGCTTTGTTTTTTCAGCATCTGTTAGTCGTTGTAGTTTTATTAATATTTAGTAATTTTGGCTATCTTATTGTATCAAGCTTATTTGATAAAAAGCATTTCGGAGGGATCAGCGGAGATACGTTAGGAGCTAGTGTAGAAGGAGGTGAATTGTGGTTATGGATGACATTGTATCTGTTACTCTCCTTCGCCATGGGATAA
- a CDS encoding histidine phosphatase family protein: protein MDDIVSVTLLRHGITKENQQRRYIGWTDPDLEDSAITILKTSQLPAHFDVIYASDLKRCTQTANYYAPNETVIKDERLRELHFGFWEGKTYEDLKTIKLYRDWIDSPFEISPPSGESYFELKARVLDVWQTIITSLIEKQANDILIVSHGGPIRLLLTLFADTDPKKEWWDWPVKHLSGYRLFWPRAVLLKGGPRCISSQVEPFMVKNNG, encoded by the coding sequence ATGGATGACATTGTATCTGTTACTCTCCTTCGCCATGGGATAACAAAGGAAAATCAACAACGACGTTATATCGGCTGGACAGACCCAGATCTTGAAGATAGTGCGATAACAATTTTGAAAACAAGCCAGTTACCGGCTCACTTTGATGTTATTTACGCAAGTGACTTAAAGCGCTGCACGCAAACAGCTAACTATTATGCTCCTAACGAGACTGTCATTAAAGATGAACGATTACGGGAACTGCATTTTGGTTTCTGGGAAGGAAAAACGTATGAGGATCTAAAAACAATTAAGCTGTACCGAGATTGGATTGACTCGCCTTTTGAAATCAGTCCACCTTCTGGGGAATCGTATTTCGAACTGAAGGCAAGAGTGCTTGACGTGTGGCAAACGATCATCACTAGCTTAATTGAAAAACAGGCTAACGATATTCTTATTGTTAGCCATGGCGGACCGATTCGGCTTTTATTAACTCTTTTTGCAGATACTGATCCTAAAAAAGAGTGGTGGGATTGGCCTGTAAAACATCTTAGTGGTTATAGGTTGTTTTGGCCACGAGCAGTGCTTTTGAAAGGAGGGCCAAGATGCATTTCGTCACAGGTGGAGCCTTTCATGGTAAAAAACAATGGGTAA